A genomic segment from Blastococcus sp. PRF04-17 encodes:
- a CDS encoding GNAT family N-acetyltransferase — protein MTAPSPRRAPFAELTPFEVYGLCRLRVDVFVVEQECPYPELDGRDLEPGTVHLWFEEDGEVLATIRVLDDGDTRVIGRVATAAAARGRGLAARLMEEGIALCTGYPITLGAQAHLEGWYERFGFRRSGPGYVEDGIPHVPMRREAA, from the coding sequence GTGACCGCCCCCTCCCCGCGCCGCGCACCGTTCGCCGAGCTGACGCCGTTCGAGGTCTACGGGCTCTGCCGGCTGCGCGTGGACGTGTTCGTCGTCGAGCAGGAGTGCCCCTATCCGGAACTGGACGGCCGGGACCTCGAGCCGGGGACCGTGCACCTCTGGTTCGAGGAGGACGGCGAGGTGCTGGCCACGATCCGCGTGCTGGACGACGGCGACACCCGCGTGATCGGCCGCGTCGCCACCGCCGCGGCCGCCCGCGGCCGCGGGCTGGCCGCGCGGCTGATGGAGGAGGGCATCGCCCTGTGCACCGGATATCCGATCACCCTCGGCGCCCAGGCCCACCTCGAGGGCTGGTACGAGCGCTTCGGGTTCCGGAGGAGCGGCCCGGGCTACGTCGAGGACGGCATCCCGCACGTCCCGATGCGCCGGGAAGCGGCATGA
- a CDS encoding iron ABC transporter substrate-binding protein has protein sequence MTSARRAIASLVPALTLAGALTACGDSAASEAETLTVYSAQHESLVRTMVEGFTEETGIELEFRDANDSELANQIVQEGEASPADVFLTENSPSIDVVDRAGLLAPIDPATLEQVEAPYRPESGNWVGFAARSTVLIYNPAEIGEDELPASMLELADPAWEGRVAVAAGGADFQAIVSAVLALEGEDATREWLTGLERNAEVYASNTAIMKAVDEGEVPVGITYHYYWFRDQAQDGLIGDDAKLHYFGNQDPGAFVSVSGAGVLASSDQPDDAQRLVEWLTSPAAQERLADSRALEYAVGVGVDSAEALPPLAELQAPDVDPGSLDSERVTELMQEVGLL, from the coding sequence GTGACCAGCGCCCGGCGGGCGATCGCCAGCCTCGTTCCCGCCTTGACCCTCGCCGGTGCGCTGACCGCCTGCGGCGACTCCGCAGCGTCGGAGGCCGAGACGCTGACCGTGTACAGCGCTCAGCACGAGAGCCTGGTCCGCACGATGGTCGAGGGCTTCACCGAGGAGACCGGCATCGAGCTGGAGTTCCGCGACGCCAACGACTCCGAGCTGGCCAACCAGATCGTGCAGGAGGGGGAGGCGTCGCCGGCCGACGTCTTCCTCACCGAGAACAGCCCGTCGATCGACGTCGTCGACCGCGCCGGGCTGCTCGCCCCGATCGACCCGGCGACGCTGGAGCAGGTCGAGGCGCCCTACCGGCCGGAGTCCGGCAACTGGGTCGGGTTCGCCGCTCGCTCCACCGTCCTGATCTACAACCCGGCGGAGATCGGCGAGGACGAGCTCCCCGCCTCGATGCTCGAGCTCGCCGACCCCGCGTGGGAGGGTCGGGTCGCCGTCGCCGCCGGTGGTGCGGACTTCCAGGCCATCGTCAGCGCCGTCCTGGCGCTCGAGGGCGAGGACGCCACCCGCGAGTGGCTCACCGGCCTGGAGCGCAACGCCGAGGTCTACGCGAGCAACACCGCCATCATGAAGGCCGTCGACGAGGGCGAGGTGCCCGTCGGCATCACCTACCACTACTACTGGTTCCGCGACCAGGCGCAGGACGGGCTGATCGGCGACGACGCGAAGCTGCACTACTTCGGCAACCAGGACCCGGGCGCGTTCGTCTCGGTCTCCGGTGCCGGTGTGCTCGCCTCCTCCGACCAGCCGGACGACGCCCAGCGGCTGGTCGAGTGGCTGACCAGCCCCGCGGCGCAGGAGCGGCTCGCCGACAGCCGCGCGCTCGAGTACGCCGTGGGCGTGGGCGTCGACTCCGCCGAGGCGCTGCCGCCCCTGGCCGAGCTCCAGGCGCCGGACGTCGACCCCGGCTCGCTCGACTCCGAGCGGGTCACCGAGCTGATGCAGGAAGTCGGTCTGCTCTGA
- a CDS encoding ABC transporter permease: MTLALAVAVAALALLPLGYIAWYTVDLGWAGVRELVFRPRVGELLWNTARLVVGTVVCCAVLGVGAAWLVERSSVPARRVWHVLLVAPLAVPAFVNSYAWISLLPGLDTYGGALLVVSLSYFPFVYLPVAAAFRGLDPALEETARGLGLSTWAVFLRVQLPQLRVALLGGSLLVALHLLAEFGALQMLRYPTFTTAIYDQYRATFNGPGATMLAGVLVLLCLALLLAELRLRGRRGYARTARGAARPVVPVALRRLTAPALAALAALVGLALLVPLASLGYWLTAGRPAAVDWAGLTATTGTTVALAAAAAALTTAMALPTGWLAVRARGRISTLLERSTYLGSSVPGIVVALALVTLSIRATPWLYQTVPVLLAAYAILFLPRAIVTVRSAVEQSPPLYDDVAASLGSSAPDRLRRVTLPLLAPGIGAGAALVFLAVVTELTATLLLAPTGTTTLATAFWSASSALEYGAAAPYAVIMVLLSAPATVLLSRDARRGLTT, from the coding sequence GTGACGCTGGCGCTCGCGGTGGCCGTGGCCGCACTGGCGCTGCTGCCCCTGGGCTACATCGCCTGGTACACCGTCGACCTCGGCTGGGCCGGTGTCCGGGAGCTGGTGTTCCGGCCCCGGGTGGGGGAGCTGCTCTGGAACACCGCCCGGCTCGTGGTCGGCACGGTGGTCTGCTGCGCCGTCCTCGGGGTGGGAGCTGCCTGGCTGGTGGAGCGGTCCTCGGTCCCGGCCCGCCGGGTGTGGCACGTGCTGCTCGTGGCGCCGCTGGCGGTGCCGGCGTTCGTGAACAGCTACGCGTGGATCTCGCTGCTGCCCGGCCTGGACACCTACGGCGGCGCGCTGCTGGTGGTCTCGCTGTCGTACTTCCCGTTCGTGTACCTGCCGGTGGCGGCGGCCTTCCGCGGCCTGGACCCGGCGCTGGAGGAGACCGCACGCGGCCTGGGCCTGTCCACCTGGGCGGTGTTCCTGCGCGTGCAGCTGCCCCAGCTGCGCGTGGCGCTGCTCGGGGGCAGCCTGCTGGTCGCCCTGCACCTGCTCGCCGAGTTCGGCGCGCTGCAGATGCTGCGCTACCCGACCTTCACGACCGCGATCTACGACCAGTACCGCGCCACCTTCAACGGCCCGGGCGCCACGATGCTGGCCGGCGTCCTCGTGCTGCTGTGCCTGGCCCTGCTGCTGGCCGAGCTGCGACTACGCGGCCGACGGGGGTACGCCCGCACGGCGCGCGGCGCCGCCCGCCCCGTCGTCCCGGTCGCCCTGCGGCGGCTCACCGCGCCGGCGCTGGCGGCACTGGCCGCGCTCGTCGGGCTCGCGCTGCTCGTGCCCCTGGCCAGCCTCGGCTACTGGCTGACCGCCGGCCGGCCGGCGGCGGTCGACTGGGCGGGCCTGACCGCCACCACCGGGACGACGGTGGCGCTGGCCGCCGCGGCCGCCGCCCTGACCACCGCCATGGCCCTGCCCACCGGGTGGCTCGCCGTCCGCGCCCGCGGCCGGATCTCCACCCTGCTCGAGCGCAGCACGTACCTCGGCAGCTCGGTGCCCGGCATCGTCGTCGCCCTGGCGCTGGTGACGCTGAGCATCCGGGCCACGCCGTGGCTGTACCAGACCGTCCCGGTCCTGCTGGCCGCCTACGCAATCCTCTTCCTGCCCCGCGCGATCGTGACCGTGCGCTCGGCGGTCGAGCAGTCGCCGCCGCTGTACGACGACGTGGCGGCGTCCCTCGGCTCCTCGGCGCCCGACCGGCTGCGGCGGGTGACCCTGCCGCTGCTGGCGCCGGGCATCGGGGCAGGCGCCGCGCTGGTGTTCCTGGCCGTGGTCACCGAGCTGACCGCGACACTGCTGCTGGCCCCGACGGGAACGACCACGCTGGCGACGGCGTTCTGGTCGGCGAGCAGTGCCCTCGAGTACGGCGCCGCCGCCCCGTACGCCGTGATCATGGTGCTGCTGTCGGCGCCAGCTACCGTGCTGCTGTCCCGAGACGCCCGACGAGGTCTGACGACATGA
- a CDS encoding ABC transporter ATP-binding protein — MSALTVKALTKAFGTTPVLTGVDLHVPEGSFTALLGPSGCGKTTLLRLIAGFDDPDSGTVALGDRVVAGEGRSVAARRRGVGFVPQEGGLFPHLTVADNISFGLPRRQRRDGGRVRELLQLVGLDAVLADRSPHQLSGGQQQRVALARALAPEPSLVLLDEPFSSLDAGLREETRMAVSAAFSASGATAVLVTHDQAEALSMADQVAVLRGGRLVQLTDPRTLYRAPRDLDVATFVGEAVVLDAEVREGTAHCVLGAVPCEGTVADGPARVLLRPEQLRLSGAGPGAGVVARVRGVDFYGHDSRIWLVLPDGRSVSARLDGSDLPSVGDDVAVTVRGTALAFPAGVGEAGKASAAPLPTSA; from the coding sequence ATGAGTGCCCTGACGGTGAAGGCGCTGACCAAGGCCTTCGGCACCACCCCGGTCCTCACCGGGGTGGACCTGCACGTGCCCGAGGGCAGCTTCACCGCACTCCTCGGCCCGTCGGGCTGCGGCAAGACGACGCTGCTGCGCCTGATCGCCGGGTTCGACGACCCCGACTCCGGCACCGTGGCGCTGGGCGACCGCGTGGTGGCGGGCGAGGGCCGCAGCGTCGCCGCGCGGCGCCGCGGCGTGGGTTTCGTCCCGCAGGAGGGCGGCCTGTTCCCGCACCTCACGGTCGCGGACAACATCAGCTTCGGGCTGCCCCGCCGTCAGCGCCGCGACGGCGGGCGGGTGCGCGAGCTGCTGCAGCTGGTCGGCCTGGACGCGGTGCTCGCCGACCGTTCGCCGCACCAGCTGTCCGGCGGCCAGCAGCAGCGGGTGGCGTTGGCCCGGGCCCTGGCGCCCGAGCCGTCGCTGGTGCTGCTGGACGAGCCGTTCTCCTCCCTCGACGCCGGGCTGCGCGAGGAGACCCGGATGGCCGTCTCCGCCGCGTTCTCCGCGTCGGGCGCGACCGCCGTGCTGGTCACCCACGACCAGGCCGAGGCGCTGTCGATGGCCGACCAGGTCGCGGTGCTCCGCGGCGGCCGGCTCGTGCAGCTCACCGACCCGCGCACCCTCTACCGCGCCCCGCGCGACCTCGACGTGGCGACCTTCGTCGGCGAGGCGGTCGTGCTCGACGCCGAGGTGCGCGAGGGGACGGCGCACTGCGTGCTGGGCGCCGTCCCGTGCGAGGGAACGGTCGCCGACGGACCGGCCCGGGTGCTGCTGCGTCCCGAGCAGCTGCGGCTCTCGGGCGCCGGACCCGGTGCCGGCGTGGTCGCGCGGGTGCGCGGCGTCGACTTCTACGGTCACGACTCCCGGATCTGGCTCGTGCTCCCGGACGGACGCAGCGTGAGCGCCCGGCTCGACGGTTCCGACCTTCCCTCGGTCGGCGACGACGTCGCCGTGACGGTGCGCGGCACGGCGCTGGCCTTCCCGGCCGGCGTGGGCGAGGCCGGGAAGGCCAGCGCGGCGCCGCTCCCGACGTCGGCCTGA
- a CDS encoding aldolase produces the protein MDLFLFTVDPGWGRDVVAAGAAGIVVDWERRGKARRQLGENTQINEDTPEDLARMRAATDGRLICRINGFGPWTAAEVDAATALGADEILLPMVRTPDEVDRTLDLAAGRCGVGILVETQDAVDRAAAFARRPLSRLYVGLNDLRIDRRSDQLFRPLVDGTVDAVRAEVTMPFGVGGLTLPGRGFPVSAGLLAAELVRLRADFTFLRRSFTADMAGRDPFTEVPRLLESIAALRRTGPADAAALRSRFVTAATGEPVAAASA, from the coding sequence GTGGACCTCTTCCTCTTCACGGTGGACCCCGGGTGGGGGCGTGACGTCGTCGCCGCCGGAGCGGCCGGGATCGTCGTCGACTGGGAACGCCGGGGCAAGGCCCGCCGGCAGCTGGGGGAGAACACCCAGATCAACGAGGACACCCCCGAGGACCTCGCCCGAATGCGCGCGGCCACCGACGGGCGGCTGATCTGCCGCATCAACGGATTCGGCCCGTGGACCGCCGCCGAGGTCGACGCCGCCACCGCCCTCGGCGCCGACGAGATCCTGCTGCCGATGGTCCGCACGCCCGACGAGGTGGACCGCACCCTCGACCTCGCCGCCGGCCGGTGCGGCGTCGGCATCCTCGTGGAGACGCAGGACGCCGTCGACCGGGCGGCCGCGTTCGCGCGCCGGCCGCTGTCGCGCCTCTACGTGGGGCTCAACGACCTGCGCATCGACCGCCGCTCCGATCAGCTGTTCCGGCCGCTGGTCGACGGCACCGTCGACGCCGTCCGCGCCGAGGTGACGATGCCCTTCGGCGTGGGTGGGCTGACCCTCCCCGGGCGGGGCTTCCCCGTCTCGGCCGGTCTGCTCGCCGCGGAGCTGGTCCGCCTGCGCGCCGACTTCACCTTCCTGCGGCGCTCGTTCACCGCCGACATGGCCGGTCGCGACCCGTTCACCGAGGTGCCGCGGCTGCTGGAGTCCATCGCCGCGCTGCGACGCACCGGGCCCGCCGACGCGGCCGCGCTCCGGTCGCGGTTCGTGACCGCCGCGACCGGGGAGCCGGTCGCGGCGGCGTCGGCGTGA
- a CDS encoding NAD-dependent epimerase/dehydratase family protein produces MRALVTGAGGFVGRHLVDRLTADGWDVVGLTRASVDLADPVAGAAAVRAADPDVVFSLAAGRAKATAAERAATTAVNTSPWLVDALPDRCRAVVRLGSSTEYAASARPLTEDAALEPRGFFGATKAAGSVLLRAAAAERGVRAAVLRAFQVYGPGDHPTRLVPVVLSAGRAGGTVPLPARISRRDWVWVGDVVDACVRAATDDALPPSVVLNIGTGVQTSTEELVDTAARVTGRPIATLAGAHPGRDWDTADWVCDPTAARRLLGWAPTVDLAEGLARTWAAEGMAA; encoded by the coding sequence GTGAGGGCCCTGGTCACCGGTGCCGGTGGCTTCGTGGGCCGGCACCTCGTGGACCGGCTGACCGCCGACGGATGGGACGTCGTCGGCCTCACCCGCGCCTCGGTGGACCTCGCCGACCCGGTGGCCGGCGCGGCCGCGGTGCGCGCCGCCGACCCCGACGTGGTCTTCTCCCTGGCCGCCGGCCGCGCCAAGGCGACGGCGGCCGAGCGGGCGGCGACCACGGCGGTCAACACCAGCCCCTGGCTGGTCGACGCGCTGCCCGACCGGTGCCGCGCGGTGGTCCGCCTCGGCTCGTCCACCGAGTACGCCGCCTCGGCGCGCCCCCTGACCGAGGACGCCGCCCTCGAGCCGCGCGGCTTCTTCGGCGCGACCAAGGCGGCCGGCTCGGTGCTGCTGCGGGCCGCTGCCGCCGAGCGGGGCGTGCGGGCTGCCGTCCTGCGCGCCTTCCAGGTCTACGGCCCCGGAGACCACCCGACCCGGCTGGTCCCGGTGGTGCTGTCCGCGGGCCGCGCCGGCGGCACCGTGCCGCTGCCCGCCCGCATCAGCCGCCGGGACTGGGTCTGGGTGGGCGACGTCGTCGACGCCTGCGTGCGGGCGGCCACCGACGACGCGCTCCCGCCCTCGGTGGTCCTCAACATCGGCACCGGCGTCCAGACCAGCACCGAGGAGCTGGTCGACACCGCCGCACGGGTGACCGGCCGGCCGATCGCCACCCTGGCGGGCGCGCACCCGGGCCGCGACTGGGACACCGCCGACTGGGTCTGCGACCCGACGGCGGCCCGCCGCCTGCTGGGCTGGGCGCCGACCGTCGACCTCGCCGAGGGGCTGGCGCGGACCTGGGCCGCGGAGGGGATGGCCGCGTGA